TATTGAGCAACTGAGATACTgtgcgcgttctgattggtcaaaaacctacttaactAGTTCGCAATGACACCTCATATGATGAATGTAAACAGAAGCCAAACCTTCTTAACTATCAAAAACCATAATTACTTTCTTGTCCAATTCCTTGCTGCTTCCTACAATTGTTTCATTAAAGCAGCAAACCGCATATTCTATGGATTTACCGGCGTAACAAACTCACTTGGGATGTTAGGAGAACACTCTAAAAGCTTGTATAAACCCTAGACTCCGCCTCGCGATTTTCAAGCTTTTCCCCGTGCCCCCCAAACATCCGCTCGTTATTACGGCAATCCTAATCAAAGACTATATAAGCTAGTGAAATTATGTGGCCACCCTCGAAACAATAAGATGCATCAAAGTGAAAAATATTAGTTCCATCATTTGTCTCCCGGCTAGGAACAATTCAACATGATTAAGAAATTTTCGGAATAAAAAACTATGTTgtcaaaggaaagaaaacccATTTACCAGTCGCGTTAAAATTCTTCTTATCGATGAAACTAATTCAGAAACATAAACTTGATAAAGGGTTATTCGCAGGTGACCAAAAGTAGCATCGGCGTGAATTGATACCCAGTCCCTCCATCCGCGACATTCTTGAAGTCTCTGTTCGGTCAAAGCGCGAATACAACAGCGAGACATGGTAATAAAGGAACAGGAAGTTGCTCTTGTCTTGAGCCTGAAGTCTATACTCCGCAATAAGTCATTTGTTTTAAGCAATAACAGCAACTGTCGCGGTACTTTATTCAGTAATTCAGTGATTTCTGTGACATAAGTTGCAGCGTTCAAACGGATAAGCTCTGCCTGCAAAGAGAAGTCAATGGGCAGAAGATAAGACGCGCCTTTCAAATGTCGCCCCCGGGGAAAAACCACCCAATACAAATAACTCCACCCCCTTCCCCCTCCACCCTGGAAGCTGTAAGACAGTGTCTCTTGTCTCAATATAGCGCAAATCACTTCAGTGTCCCTCTCAATGAAAATCAGTCCTCCACTCTTTAAAACTTACTGGTGGACTATAGGATCAACGAATGCTTCTCATTCAACTCgtttcttcatgttttcacaATACCATTTTCCCACCAATGGTGGTTTCTTCGCTCCATAGACAAACCACACACAACCCACAATAATTCCTGTttacgctctgacgaagggttaacgcatCTTCGTTGTCTCTTTACGGTGGCAATTAAACGCTTATCAACACTCAGGTTGTCCCTTGTTTGATATCACATTTTGAAATTCGTGTCACTCCTGACATCGGTCTGAGCTGTAGGAAACTAGAGGAAGCTACCTACGTGAAAACTCGTGAACGACCTTACTtgatttacaataatttatgggAAAGTCGTATATTTAAACTTGAAAGTGAAGAAGCTCAAGGTTGACGTAATCATCGCAGTTTTGAACGCTTTTTAAGCTGCTGCGAGAGAAGACCTGAAAATTCAGGAATGAACGGGATTTGCTCCCCGATCTCTGCAATACCGTTGTGCTCTCCAAGTACCCTGTCAGACCAACTAGGAGATAGGCATGATTGCCCGTTGAAGATAGAAGTCAGTGAGCAATACATATGAAAAGTCAATCATTTGACCTGCGGATTAGGTTGACGCGGTCATCGCAATTTTAAACGATCACTTTAAGGCGAGGGGCCTGATTCTCAAAAGTCGCGAAACTTTTCgagcctatttcgggtgccacaattcctttTATATCTTCGCGACGctgaggttctaagccatcaaacttcgtaaatcctcttggtttttctaaCGTTAAAAGCACGTTAAAAGAAatatcagcttttcaaaacaagaggATTGCTGTTCGACAACTGGcttttcagaagaagaaattgtggccattaatgaagcggcatttctttaaccatctgatttggtaactAGATACTAAAaaaactatccccctcagggtcggtgaagagcggtgaatgtatacctcgacgcttcgcgtctcggaaTATacccaccactattcacctccccttcgggggatagtcgTATATTATTCAGTGTATAGAACACATTGGATGAGAAGAAAAACAACCATTTGTCCTCTGTAAGTATACCTCCTCATCAGTGATAGGTCCTTGGTCAATACCAGTTGTAACAACATCCCATGATCTCGCTGTCAGTATACAGGCCAGCAGACCATACATCTCCTTTACTCCTAATGCTTCACTGCTTTGCTTGATACCTTCCAGGTCGGAGCTGATTAGGGATTGCCACATCTTGCAGTACTGAACTCGAAAGTCGTGCGACAGCGTCTACAGGTAAAGGAACAAGTCAAACCATTCCACTCATACCTGTTGTGATATGGAATCCACTGAAGGGGTTGGGGTTGGGTGGGGATGTAACGAATCCATAGCATGAGATGTAGAACCCCACCAGAAGCAAGTTTTTGTCATAACTAAACATCTCAAAAGCTTCAAGGAGTCTTTCTCCCTGGCTGGGAAGTAAGTAAGTCTCAATAAATTTGCTCTGGAGAAACTTCCACAGTCCAGCAACAAAGCATGTACTCTAAACTTAAGGCTGTTTTCACCAAAGGGAAAGAATTCATTCAGATTCACCTTACCTGATACAAGCCATGGTCCAGGAAGACAATCTCTACCTCATGCTTGGGACTGCGACGTACTAAAATATTCCCTGGATGTGGATCACAATGCACAAAGCCATTGACAAATATCATCTCACTGTAAAGAATACCAAGTTTCTGAGCAAGCTGAAATGAAGAGTGACAACCATGCTAAAAAGCATACAATAAGGTATCAAGGGATTGCTTATTCCCCGGTGTTAACTGAATGTCGAACAGGGTTTTTCGACTGTTATTAGGACCATAACCTTGGGGCAATCACGGGGGGGGATTGGGGTTTACACAGATTataacttttatttatttatttttacaggataaccatttcagttatactgtACAACTAGTATCAATATGGGCCatgttttttgcagagaacagaccacaacactgcAAACTCGATGCCTTGCTCTTTGCATACAGTGTAAGGGTTCTTTAATGTCTCACAGAGCTATGAACAtcgaagggttgtgagacggggcctacagTTTATCATCCTTATATGAGAAGActtaaccctttacctcccatgagtgccaaatggcacttatagattttactctgtctaacgccagacgattttactcgtcaatggggaaccccttaggggtGAAAGGGTTTTTAGGGTcgaaccatttgcagatgtcatgacaaaggtagcactttctccttAGTTATTTCAAGACACTAAGTGTTGGTCCGGCAGGGATGTTTGAACCCTTGACGTCCTGCACcgatactcaaccaactgagccaactgGTCAGCAGTAAATGAATTCCCTGCTTTTAAATGTCATCATGGAGATTCCTTACTGGATATGAAAGGTGATCAAAAGGTCAACCATCAAAGGGAGAAAATATCATTGGGCTTCCATTGGGTGACCATTACATGACAAAATcatgacattaatttttgtgataaatagggttaaatgcaatttaacttagttaacgaccaggagcaagttgcacagtttgtcaggcgtggcgtggcgtggcgtggcgtagcGTTGCGGGGAgtggcgttagcgttagggtgttgcggggggtgcctgaagcgttttGTAGCGTGGGTGTTTTATTGGGCTGTGCGGTGCTTGCCCAGGGagttttcgggcagttctagtggtcagcggctcctttgcgtattagacgtgcgcctgcgcatggcctcgtggctttggcttggctcagcgttcggtgcggtggcgttcgtgtgctttctagtttttcccctccctcctctccctattcggggaggcaggggcttctcctcaatagtttctccattgaacgtaCTGTTCAGtatgacgggtgcttgatttggggtctggggtggcgggcggggctcgtggctgggttgcgggtagggcaggcttatgggggtgtcccaccgacctgggtttgggttattggggtcagtccccagatccttaagcacccaacctccatttgcgacacaggcgttaaataatattaataataatactaattatcacaataataacaataacaataattgttataaatCAAATGATGAtagcatataacatttctttcaaaataattgttatagTAAAATAATAGTTATAGTAAAATGCTATAttaaaataacaatagtaaaaataattattatttttactattattattaactcAAAGGCCTATTTCATGACACATTTTTCTGAAAGCCCAAATCCAATGACATTTCACGACATAAAATTTATTTGTAAGTCTATGATTTTCGCACTTTTTAGCAGTACGTAGtagtgagaaaggcctgaaaaattcaggcctgaatgagATTCAAACCGTGACCTCTACAATGCCGTTgctgaaaataattgaatttttcaggcctatACATACATATAATTTATTAATGGAAAACAAGgagaaaaatgacaacaattcAGGAATTTGTTAATAACACTTGCCTCATCAGATGATATCTGGTGATTTTGCATATAAGTTAGATCATCTACTTTTCCTCCATCACAAAATTCCATGGTTAATACACGCTTAGTTGAATACCTCCAGTCAATCTCAGGAATCTGGAGAAAGCAAAGAATGTCTTACAAGATTTAACATAATTCAACCCCAGCCATCTACCCCTAAATCTTCTCCTATTAATTAAGAAATCCAAAAAACCTTACACCCACTAACACCCATGCTGAGGGCAAGACATTTTTTAATAAACTTCCTGTAATTCTATGTATGTATGACTGAGGTCATGGCTTGCATTTTTGAGGTTATGCCCCAGGAAAAAAAGCTAATACCTTCACAAATGGAAATTTCTTGACAAAGTGCATTATCTTCTCTGCATTCCATCCTTCATGCTCAAAATCCAGTTCAAGTGGAAGATGCTTCTTGGACTCATCAACAAGCCACTGAAACTTAAATTCTGGAAACAACCATGACACCACTTGATACAGTATCTAAAaaaccaaacaacaaaaatacaggaattttccatgtatttgaaatgtggattggaatgaatgaatttgatcatcgcattttagcactgcttaagcagcagcaaGAAAGGCCTTAAAAATTGCTCCGGTTGGGCTGATAGGTCATCTGGTAGAACACTGTACtagcattgcagaggtcagggttcaaattcCCGTTCAGGTCTTTCCCACTACTGCTTACACAGCACTAAAATGTGATAATCACATTCACTCAGAAATCTACAGCCAGTAAGATTATTCTTTTGAAAGCCTTACCAGGTTACAATGGCTGGACATGCAATAGGACAGTTAACAGGGggattcatttttctttcaccaGTAAGGCCTTTATTTAAATTTCCATGCACAGTGCCATAATAtctgtgctaagtttcttgGTAGTGGACTTCGCTCCAAATAATCTTCTCTGATAACTCATAATGCTATTTCCCACCTGTCAAACCTGCCTTAATAGTGAGTAATTTTACTGATCTCCTTGTTATAAAGGAGATTAAAGTGTAGCACCAAGAGTAATATGAATGGAAGAAGCATTTTGTCATCTGCCATTCAATTTCCACATTTGCATTGTACACTCACTTCAAGAGTTTTCATGTCTACTGCCGCATGCTTTTGAACATCTCTATGCTGCACTTTCACTGCTACAATGCGGCCATCATGGAGTGTTGCCTTGTGGACTTGTGCCAGAGATGCTGCTCCAATAGGTGTCTCTTCAAAACTTGCAAATACATCTCCCACTCTACAGTTCAGTTCCTCCTCAAGGACATGCTGGATATCAAAGAAAGGACTTTTGGGTGCATCATTATGTAGGACCTTCAATGTCTGTACATATTCTGGGGGCAAAAGGTAATCCAATGATCCTACATATTGCCCCACTTTGATGTACGCTCCTCCATTTTGACAACACAAGTCACGCAGACGTGCAGCAGATCTTAGATGCACCTGCAAAACACAAGAAAgagcacacacacacacaaacttaaaattaatataaaacaTCACATTACCATAACTGTGCATGGCCGGTGGCTTTCACAAAGTACACACTAAATTGCCTGCAATACAATGTGAAGGCAGGATAATTTGTACAATATATGGACATAATCCAATTCCTTTTACATTTTGTAAAATTGTCTCTAAATGTTTCCCTGACACAAAATGTAACCAGAACCAGACCGGACAGTTCTACCATACTTGAGGACTTCAATGACTAACAAAGTTGTGGTTCCATGTCGGTGAGgaaatgaaacacaaaaatttttcTCCTTACAAAGGGCTCACCCTTGAAAAATCAGCGTTAAAATCttatttaaattcattttttaaaatcacAAGGAAGTTACAGTAATCATGCCTATACATACAGCAAAGCAGCATACTAGTAGAGTGTAAAACTAAGGTACAAAAGTGtgtcacaatataatttttacTGATTGAATTTACTGATTTCATATCTTattatggtggtaatttgacccccAACAACTTATTGGATACCAACTTTGGCAGTATGACTCGAATTTGAGGGAACACTACATGACACTTTGGGACACTTATTCAAAGTAGGCATTGTCATCTCACATACTTGTTTCATAAGTATTGGGAATATTTCAAGGGATAACTTGATAAGGATCCCATGGATATACACAGAAACTATAATAAGGTCATCACAAAAAACTAACCACTCTAAATCAGATCTTAGACCTAAACAGTGCTTAAACACCTAAagagtttgatgctactctggctaAGAACTGATGCTTAAAATGCTATGATTCAAGACCCAATGTTTTGATACTCCCGTCTAGTGTCTTTATCAGGGGTGATCTAAAGTTGTCACACGACTCATTTTATACATTCATTGGTCAGTGTTTATTCTTATTGATAAGGTGTCAGGTAAAATTACAcctcattattatcaatatatgcggccaaatagaaaatcggcctcttcaaaacacacgctcagcgggccgcaaatgactgacagcgggctgctaatgcattatcagccctacagctgattggttcttgcttcatcatccggcggattttaaccaattagagtaagccatgtgttcatgcgggaaaaccattcatttgcgaaactccggttttgaactgcagttttttcagtcgacgaatcgttgccgagcgaaaactaaagtaatgaaagaaattagcagtcaaaactcagatttgggttaactttgtgatgattctgttaccagcatagacatctttcaggttaattttgtgatatgcctattatttatagacgattttaagcattttttcggtaattttacatacgttcactggactgagttgattttttaatagcttgtttaatcaacacatacatgatgatttgaagtgactttgaattcgttattcacttagcttgtattatcaAACCTCgcatcatttggccttgtttattgataataatgataatgacatgacttttttcgggaatattgtttatttgtgcccttgtagtgtcatttgcggccttcgcgcttcgcgctcgggccgcaaatgacactacgcgggcgcaaataaacaataaaaaattattccctcaaaaagtcatatTATTCccttattaataacaataaatggTGATTAGTGAGCGTATAATAGGCGTCATGTAGCATTAGTTTAGATCACACCTGATGACGAAACCAGCCAGTAGTGTGTTGAAACGTTGGGTCTTGAATtataactttttaagttgacTTTAAgacagagtagcatcaaactatgtctgattgtccacccaGCTGCTCCATGAACTGCAACCTACCATATATAATGACTGGTTAGAATAAATCCATAAAATGGGTGCTTAGGCTGAATTGATGCCAGTAAAATGAGAATTTAACTGTGGGGACTTGTGGTGTGTATGTCTAAATATTTTTCCTGTTTGGTTAGCTTTAAGGACTGCACACTGAAATGATATTGAGCAATTTACTGTATTTCTAATCTTTCCTCGAAAACCAGCCCAGATCCTCCCCTCAAGCAAATCACGGACTAAAATGGCACTAACCTGAGATTTTATGTGGGAATACTCTGCTGATTTTTGATCAACTCTCCAGAGGGACTTTTTGTAATCAAAGCTAATGAAGATGACCTTAAAGTGGGATGAAGAAActaaacaatattaatttttatgcttAAAATGTCAATAGAAACAGTTCCATGAGTGTGTTTCGGTTCAAAAAGGCaatcttaaccctttccctgccaaggggttccccattgacgagtaaaatcgtctggcgttagaatAAAATACATAatgtgccctgagcgctcattcggcagatGGTGACACAATATTGGTCGTGTTTATTACAAGCCCTAGCAAAGAAAAACCGGGAGGAAGACCCAAAGACACGCATTTATCTATAGGCGTAGCCTAGTGTAAGTGACTGGGTATCCTTGAGGCAATGCTTGCATCCAGAAATGTCTTTTTGATGTTAGAGCGAATTTCTCTTGATTCCCTTGATTCAAACTTACCGCGCCAGCTGCTCTTCCAACTCTCACAATACCATTTGAAGTTAGTTGACGTTTAAATTCGTCTGGTCCATACAGGAGAGAACTAGTGATACCTGCTACACCTGCCCCTAACGTTGTATAGAACAAGGCTCTTTTCCACAGCCTCATCGattcaacaaaatacaaaagaaaaagttcaACAGGTTTGACTTAGGACGACTTTCGGACGACTCAGGATCACTCAGGATTACGTAACAAGGTTATGCCAGCGGTATAGATGAAGAAGAAATGCTGTCATGTATGATCCTAAGTGTATCATTGcaaaatttttcactttttgaattCTTTCGCTCTAAAGTTTGTTTgctatataatatataatatggACAGAGTCCCCAATCTGCGCTCCGGTCGCTCAGCTTGTGCGCCCGGTGctcaccgggctgtgacgcgagAGGTTGGGAGTTGACTCCCACCGGACCAACTCTCAGGGTCttgaaataactgaggagaaagtgctgcctttgtaatttcatctgcaaatggttagactttctagtcttctcggataaggacgataagccagagctcccgtctcacaattccttgaatgttgactAATTCTGTGGGACATAAAAGAACCCCACGCACAATTCGACAAGTGTAGGGTGATCCTGGTGCTATGGCTGTCTTTCGCATGTGaatgagggggggggggggggggtggatgaggtggggcacctttgcaTAGGACCTTAAAGTCCTCTTGGGCCCTTTGCCTCTGGGCAGCtgatcctgcccagtagaatgtaataaatcatcCAACTCGCCTATGATGGTGATCAAATTCGCCCACGTAGGCGAGTTTGTAGAATAAATATAAATAGGGTTCTCCAATCCAGCCATCCCGACCGGAATTTTCCTTAAATCCCGTAATCACGACGGCTTCTACCGGCTAATCCCGATCCCGGTCATATTTTTTTAAGTCTTCACCTCGACAAAGTTCCGTTCCAGATTCTCTCACAGCAGACCCAGCAGACCCAAGCACTGACTATTAGGTTCAATTAGCTGTATCTCACTGCACTAAACCCATGATCTAGTTCGTTTGTTTTACATGGCTAGTTTTAAACGAGTTGCGTCAGTCAATCAGTCATTTTTATGGTATTTTATAcctcgtttttttctttcttttttgctttttttgttttgcctctTTTGTTCGATAACACCTGCCTTCCGGATCACTTCGATCCCTGAAAAACGTGTCTCTCGGAGATAATAGCGATCAATGAAAAGCATTAAGGTACATATCACGACGTGCCAATGCAAATtcactgttcactacacataTGACCACATTTGGCAAGTCaccgtcaatcgcaactcagaagTTTGCGCAgtcacaattttcagccatggcaacgactatcttctcaaaaagagtagggaatGTTGTCCTCGGTTTTGTAGTCTCACCTAATCAATTAAGTAAGAAGTTCGATTCTCTGTGAGACACAATCAACGGCACGCGAATTCACATATATAATGAACCAAAATGTTGCGAATcctaaatgaaaaacaattatcTTGGTTTTCTTTCCGTGGGAAATTTGACTGCAATAGTCAGATTAGATAATgcaaaaaagatcaaaatttcaaaatcgaGCCAATAAATGCTTTTTTGGGCAAAACAACCCTCTCctccccacccaccccccccccaagaaaactattttgtcaggaaattcaTAGTTATCCTTTTTATCGACTGTCTCAATTTGGAATGTGGACAGTGTTCGCTTTTCCTTCCTTGACTGCTTTTCAGTACGTGAGACTGTTGAAAAGAAGACAGGCGGCAACATGAGAAGAGAGATGCACTTCTCTCGCTTCGCACGAGTCAGGtgctttgctgtatttgtttacaacagaaatttgtaaaatttcttttacaattGTGACGGTATCGATGCGTAACTTAAACATGGCTTCCATGGAAGGCTGCCATGTGATCATCAAACGGAGCTAATGACGTTTGCCGCTTCCGTTAACTTTGCGTCGACATCTTTATGAGATAAGCAAGggtcaaaggaagaaaataagattattcGACTGGCTTGGATCTCAACTGCTTGAAAGGGATACGAATTTCACTGGTAATGGCGTGCGGCGCTCTCCCGCGATTATTAGTGCCCCAATTGATCTTGACGGAAGACCAAATTATGTTACTAGATCTGGTAACTCCTTCAAGAAATAGTGTCCTGAGTTTCCCCAAGAACTGGAAGCTATGACCATATGACTTCTGTGTCAGTTGAGCTTTACCATTGATagtgtaaaaatgttcaaaaattcaCGAGGCACTGTTATTTTTGAGCctctaaacaaatgaaatttcaataggaCGGCACGAGTTAATGAAAGATACGCATGCTTAAATGTTATCCATTGCGCGCTAAGATGAACCGTATGGAACACCTGAGTTGAATGATGGTTGTGAACCTTAGAATCACTGTTTCTGCTtgagcgcacgcgcaattgtggaTATAAACTCTCAaatgtaccacatgaaggaaacttctagaaagctgtgctatatatttagaaattgttactagatatgaattgagttgagtggatgaaagggatctgtcacatatggtctaggggccgacttatctctccctcaatgcctgtcggtgacgactggtatctgaacctcaactcacaaaagcgacctccgggccgaaatctcggggagcatcgtttggtacgacgctctggcaccacgtccagaggtactgttgtcttggtattctgtttgcgcatgcgcagtttccctagaaca
This genomic window from Acropora muricata isolate sample 2 chromosome 2, ASM3666990v1, whole genome shotgun sequence contains:
- the LOC136909566 gene encoding aarF domain-containing protein kinase 1-like is translated as MRLWKRALFYTTLGAGVAGITSSLLYGPDEFKRQLTSNGIVRVGRAAGAVIFISFDYKKSLWRVDQKSAEYSHIKSQVHLRSAARLRDLCCQNGGAYIKVGQYVGSLDYLLPPEYVQTLKVLHNDAPKSPFFDIQHVLEEELNCRVGDVFASFEETPIGAASLAQVHKATLHDGRIVAVKVQHRDVQKHAAVDMKTLEILYQVVSWLFPEFKFQWLVDESKKHLPLELDFEHEGWNAEKIMHFVKKFPFVKIPEIDWRYSTKRVLTMEFCDGGKVDDLTYMQNHQISSDELAQKLGILYSEMIFVNGFVHCDPHPGNILVRRSPKHEVEIVFLDHGLYQTLSHDFRVQYCKMWQSLISSDLEGIKQSSEALGVKEMYGLLACILTARSWDVVTTGIDQGPITDEEAELIRLNAATYVTEITELLNKVPRQLLLLLKTNDLLRSIDFRLKTRATSCSFITMSRCCIRALTEQRLQECRGWRDWVSIHADATFGHLRITLYQVYVSELVSSIRRILTRLVNGFSFL